One segment of Ficedula albicollis isolate OC2 chromosome 2, FicAlb1.5, whole genome shotgun sequence DNA contains the following:
- the ACBD7 gene encoding acyl-CoA-binding domain-containing protein 7, whose translation MTLQADFDGAAEDVKKLKTRPTDEELKELYGFYKQATVGDINIECPGMLDLKGKAKWEAWNLKKGLSKEDAMNAYISKARAMVEKYGI comes from the exons GCTGACTTTGATGGTGCTGCAgaagatgtaaaaaaattaaaaacaagaccAACTGATGAAGAACTGAAGGAACTATATGGATTCTACAAACAGGCTACTGTTGGAGATATTAATATTG AATGTCCAGGAATGCTAGATTTGAAAGGCAAAGCCAAATGGGAGGCATGGAACCTGAAAAAAG GTTTATCAAAGGAGGATGCCATGAATGCCTATATCTCTAAAGCAAGAGCAATGGTAGAAAAATATGGAATCTag
- the OLAH gene encoding S-acyl fatty acid synthase thioesterase, medium chain, protein MEKLVACVQKKPNALCRLICFLWAGGGTPQLAHWGRLFNDSIEVFCIRLPGRETRLGEPFPKDMTSLVNEITSVLLKELKEKPFAFFGHSLGMYTSFAVALHLKEKYGLEPVHLFVSAAHAPNVSYRIINIVKQNHKLATKSHLALKSTPVPDRNNDLLACVGMLRGNFELPPNEDFRRNIALTFREDAKVFKTFSFEKADMNTPFSCDVTCFRGSDYKIYDVQCWQELTNGDVSFYELPGDHFYLLKPSNESFLIKHITTCIENASL, encoded by the exons atggaGAAGCTGGTTGCTTGTgtacaaaaaaagccaaatgctCTTTGTAGACTGATTTGCTTTCTGTGGGCTGGAGGTGGAACTCCACAACTTGCTCACTGGGGCAGACTCTTCAATGACTCAATTGAAG TGTTCTGCATAAGGCTTCCTGGAAGAGAAACTCGTCTTGGGGAGCCTTTTCCAAAAGACATGACAAGCTTAGTTAATGAAATTACAAGTGTTTTGTtaaaagaactgaaagaaaaaccatttgcattttttggtCACAG TCTTGGAATGTACACGAGTTTTGCTGTTGCacttcatttgaaagaaaagtatGGACTGGAGCCAGTCCATCTTTTTGTGTCAGCAGCACACGCCCCAAATGTAAGCTACAGAATCATTAACATTGTGAAACAGAACCATAAATTAGCTACTaaga GTCATCTTGCCCTCAAAAGCACACCCGTGCCTGATAGAAACAATGACCTTCTTGCGTGTGTGGGGATGCTCAGAGGAAATTTTGAGCTTCCACCTAATGAAGACTTTAGGAGAAATATAGCACTAACCTTCAGAGAAGATGCTAAAGTTTTTAAGACGTTTTC ATTTGAGAAGGCAGACATGAATACCCCCTTCTCCTGTGATGTTACCTGCTTTCGTGGGTCTGATTATAAAATATATGATGTACAAT GTTGGCAAGAACTAACAAATGGAGATGTTTCCTTTTATGAGCTTCCTGGAGATCACTTTTATCTGCTGAAACCATCTAATGAAAGTTTCTTGATAAAACATATCACAACATGCATAGAAAATGCCAGTCTATAA